The nucleotide sequence TCATCAACCCCTTGCCGCGTACTTCCTTCAGCAGTTCATAGCCGGGCACCATCCGCGTGAGCGCGAGGCGAAGCTCGGCGCCGCGCTTGGCGGCCTGCTCGACCAGCTTTTCCTGCTTGATCACATCAAGCGTTGCGATGCCGGCGGCCATCGCCAGATCGTTCTTCGCAAAGGTCGAGCCGTGCACGACCGCGCGGTCCATCTGGTTGAAGATTTTGTCGAAGATCGACTTGCGCGTCAGCAGCGCGCCGACCGGGACGTGGCCGCCCGACAGCGCCTTCGACAGCAGCACCATGTCCGGCTCGACATTCCAGTGCTCGACCGCGAGGAATTTTCCGGTGCGACCGATGCCGGTCTGGATTTCGTCGGCGATGAAGATAGAGCCGTATTTCTTGCAGAGCGCGGCGACGCCCGGCAGGAACTCATCCGTGGGCAGGTTGACGCCCTTGCCCTGGATCGGCTCGACGATGAAGGCCGCGACCTGGCGCGAGGACAGCGCCTGCTCCAGCGCGGCGAGATCGTTGAACGGAATCTGCGTGCATCCCGGCAGCAGCGGTTCGAATCCGCTACGGAAGTTCGCATCGTCCATCAGCGAGAGCGCGCCGTAGGACAGGCCGTGGAAGGAATGCGAGCAGGAGACGATGCCGGGGCGGCCGGTCGCGCCGCGCGCGAACTTGATCGCGGCCTCGACGGTCTCGGCGCCGGAATTGGCGAAGAACACCTTGTCCAGATATGGAACATGTTCGAGCAGGCGTTCCGCCAGCACGCCGGCGAGCGTCGAGACGTCAAGCTGCACCAGATTGGGAAAATCGCTGTCGAGCACGCTCTTGAGCGCCTCGCGCAGCGCCGGATGATTGCGGCCAATCGCAAAAACGCCAAATCCGCTGAGTAGATCAAGATAGCGGGCCCCATCGCGATCGAACAGGTATTGACCTTGACCCTTCTGAAAGCCCACATCGTAGCCGATGGTCTTCAGCACCCGGACGAGCTGTTCGTTCAGGTGGCGCGCATGCAGGGAACTGCGCTGCGCCTGCCGCTCAACAAACAGCTCGGAAACATCTAGATATGAATCTGGCATTGGCTACATACGTCGGTTGATGGCCGTTTCGTCAACTGAAAACACTCAATGCGGCGTTTTGACCCCCGCTTTGGATCATCTACTTAAACACAGGTCTGAACCATGTTGCACTGCCCAAGAACGATCGCGCGCACAATAGTTTATTCGGGAGTTTTTTTAGCCACAGGTCTTAATGCGGCGCTTGCCGCCGATCCCACCGGTGACTGGAAAGTGGCCGACGGTGTGGCCAACATTCGCGTCGCTCAATGCAACGGCAATATGTGGGGCGTCGTCGCCTGGGAAAAGACGCCGGGCGGCAAGGACAAGAATAATCCCGATGCCGCCAAGCAGAGCCGGCCGACCTTGGGCATGCCGATCCTGATCGACATGAAGAAAAAGCCCGGCGTCGATGCCTGGGAAGGCCAAGTCTACAATGCCAAGGACGGACAGCTCTACAGCTCGACGATCAAGCCTGCCGGCACCGACCAACTCGAGATTCAAGGCTGCGTGCTGGGCTTCCTCTGCGGCGGAGAGACCTGGACGCGTGTCGGACCGCCGATTCCCTCGAGCCCTGCCAACAGCATGGCCAAGGGCGCGCCGAAGGGGCCGGCCGGCGCTCCGCCCAAAACCGCCGCGCCAGCACCCGCACCGTCGGCGCCGAAGACCACGGGTGCAGTGAATCCGGCGCCGGCGCCGAAAGCCGCGCCCGGTCAGAAGCAGGCGGCAGCCGCCCAGCCCGCCGATATCGGCGATATCTGCCTACTTCCCGACATCGCGCGGTTTGCCCATTAGCGCCGGCTGGAACAGCAGCACCGCGGCAAGCGTGATGACAAATGACAGCGCCAGCAATTTGCCCATGCTGGCGGTGCCGGGATGACTGGATAGCCACAGGCTTCCGAATGCGGTCGCCGTCGTCAGCGCAGAGAAAAAGATCGCGCGCGTCAGGCTCGACTGCAGCAGATTCGTTCTGCCCTCACGCCAGGCCGTCACGTAATAGATCTTGAAGGCGACGCCGACGCCGAGCAGC is from Bradyrhizobium sp. AZCC 2176 and encodes:
- the hpnO gene encoding aminobacteriohopanetriol synthase HpnO, with product MPDSYLDVSELFVERQAQRSSLHARHLNEQLVRVLKTIGYDVGFQKGQGQYLFDRDGARYLDLLSGFGVFAIGRNHPALREALKSVLDSDFPNLVQLDVSTLAGVLAERLLEHVPYLDKVFFANSGAETVEAAIKFARGATGRPGIVSCSHSFHGLSYGALSLMDDANFRSGFEPLLPGCTQIPFNDLAALEQALSSRQVAAFIVEPIQGKGVNLPTDEFLPGVAALCKKYGSIFIADEIQTGIGRTGKFLAVEHWNVEPDMVLLSKALSGGHVPVGALLTRKSIFDKIFNQMDRAVVHGSTFAKNDLAMAAGIATLDVIKQEKLVEQAAKRGAELRLALTRMVPGYELLKEVRGKGLMIGIEFGPPKSLRLKASWNLLETANKGLFCQLITVPLFKDHKILTQVSGHGSHTIKLLPPLVVTEEDCAWIEKSFDDVIAASHKVPGAIWSLGKTLVDNAVRKSA
- a CDS encoding DUF2147 domain-containing protein, yielding MLHCPRTIARTIVYSGVFLATGLNAALAADPTGDWKVADGVANIRVAQCNGNMWGVVAWEKTPGGKDKNNPDAAKQSRPTLGMPILIDMKKKPGVDAWEGQVYNAKDGQLYSSTIKPAGTDQLEIQGCVLGFLCGGETWTRVGPPIPSSPANSMAKGAPKGPAGAPPKTAAPAPAPSAPKTTGAVNPAPAPKAAPGQKQAAAAQPADIGDICLLPDIARFAH